The Verrucomicrobium spinosum DSM 4136 = JCM 18804 genome includes a region encoding these proteins:
- the hisH gene encoding imidazole glycerol phosphate synthase subunit HisH, with protein sequence MKLGILDYGGGNLRSVINAFKAIDQHATLITQPDQFDSLDLLVFPGQGAFGDSVRQLKETGLWQPLKEWLAQDRPYLGICLGYQLLFERGEENPEVEGLAKYQGTVPRFPTLPGIKVPHMGWNTARFADSAHPAWKGLGNQEVFYFVHSYYPQPADRNLAGCFTDYAGEFASGIVTDRVIAVQFHPEKSQRAGLTLLKNSVDHLAKQG encoded by the coding sequence TTGAAACTCGGCATCCTCGACTACGGCGGTGGCAATTTGCGCAGTGTGATCAACGCGTTCAAAGCCATCGACCAGCACGCCACCCTCATCACACAGCCTGATCAGTTCGACTCCCTGGACCTGCTGGTTTTTCCCGGCCAGGGAGCCTTTGGGGACTCTGTGCGCCAGCTCAAGGAAACGGGCCTGTGGCAGCCGTTGAAGGAATGGCTCGCGCAGGATCGTCCTTATCTCGGCATCTGTCTCGGCTATCAGTTGCTGTTTGAGCGGGGCGAGGAGAACCCCGAGGTCGAAGGCCTCGCTAAATACCAGGGCACCGTGCCTCGCTTCCCGACCCTGCCCGGCATCAAAGTTCCCCACATGGGCTGGAACACTGCCCGGTTTGCTGACTCGGCCCATCCCGCCTGGAAAGGCCTCGGCAATCAGGAGGTGTTCTATTTTGTGCACTCCTATTACCCACAGCCCGCTGACCGCAATCTCGCAGGTTGTTTCACCGACTACGCCGGCGAGTTTGCCAGCGGCATCGTGACGGATCGTGTCATCGCCGTGCAATTCCACCCGGAAAAGAGCCAGCGTGCGGGCCTGACGCTGTTGAAGAACTCCGTGGACCACTTGGCCAAGCAGGGGTGA
- the hisB gene encoding imidazoleglycerol-phosphate dehydratase HisB produces the protein MSATRTSQQHRKTAETDIRLTLNVDGAGVSSIKTGVPFLDHMLTLFAKHGLFDLTVDAVGDIEVDYHHTVEDTGIVLGNAFKEALGDKKGITRYGWCLLPMDETLAQVATDLSGRPLLVFRAPERVDTIGIGFHFQLVEEFMRGFSSALLSTLHMEIQYGKDAHHMAEALFKGLARAMDQATRHDPRVTGVPSTKEML, from the coding sequence ATGAGCGCAACACGCACCTCCCAGCAACACCGCAAGACCGCCGAAACCGACATCCGGTTGACCCTCAACGTGGATGGAGCGGGAGTCTCCAGCATCAAGACCGGGGTTCCGTTCCTTGATCACATGCTGACCTTGTTTGCGAAGCACGGGCTCTTCGACCTGACCGTGGACGCCGTGGGGGACATCGAGGTGGATTACCATCACACCGTGGAAGACACCGGCATCGTGCTGGGGAACGCTTTCAAGGAAGCACTCGGAGACAAAAAGGGCATCACCCGATACGGCTGGTGCCTCCTGCCCATGGACGAAACGCTGGCCCAGGTTGCCACGGACCTGAGCGGCCGCCCGCTGTTGGTCTTCCGCGCTCCTGAGCGGGTGGACACCATCGGCATCGGCTTCCACTTCCAGCTGGTGGAGGAGTTCATGAGAGGATTCTCCAGCGCCCTGCTCTCCACGCTCCATATGGAAATCCAGTACGGCAAAGACGCCCACCACATGGCCGAGGCGCTCTTCAAAGGGCTGGCCCGTGCGATGGATCAGGCCACCCGTCACGATCCGCGTGTGACAGGCGTACCTTCCACGAAAGAGATGCTCTAA
- a CDS encoding PTPDL family protein codes for MFSKKIDSASSNMIARYRLRLPVFAAAGLLTLQLTHADIITMKSGERYQGPLITEDASTVTIEYNLTPKIKDKKVLNKADIKEHVRQSAAMIEMEERGLAKILPTPDLLSAADYEAIIQDRLRTFTAKHPGTPEATEVEKIIATLGEEKARVQKGEVKMEGRWLDAETAKRDAYNIEAFRLRQQMNKAAAENVDSRYLNALRAFDALRTQYPASLQYVASITEALDILDKYEKQLSGLIVEQPIISKQREDGLKLLSGSDQQLSKSAIEQEKANFKSLADAQLKNKTKWRDTYKYDLKSLQDATAAVIKERADLKALNLAALQAENEVLTAAIRYIADGNATEAQNTLARIAKGQVFNKLAYAAVDKQVKAAVIESQKQAKAKTSGAVAAAPEDDDGKAKTAEGATGNPMEEALKKKQEELAKKKKEAEKKREEAAKPAASAAAAPSAPEPETMMEKLGPYIPIVGGGVLVVLLAVIFLGKKKKVD; via the coding sequence ATGTTTTCCAAGAAAATTGATTCTGCTTCATCAAACATGATTGCCCGATATCGACTTCGCCTCCCCGTATTCGCCGCTGCTGGTCTCCTCACGCTTCAACTGACCCACGCGGACATCATCACCATGAAGTCCGGCGAACGTTATCAAGGCCCCTTGATCACGGAAGACGCATCGACGGTCACGATCGAGTACAATCTGACTCCGAAGATCAAAGACAAAAAGGTCCTCAACAAGGCGGATATCAAAGAACACGTGCGCCAGAGTGCCGCGATGATCGAGATGGAAGAACGCGGTCTGGCCAAGATCCTGCCGACCCCGGATCTGCTGAGCGCTGCGGACTATGAAGCCATCATTCAGGACAGACTGCGCACCTTCACCGCCAAGCATCCCGGCACGCCGGAAGCTACCGAGGTGGAAAAAATCATCGCCACCCTCGGCGAGGAGAAAGCCCGTGTCCAAAAGGGCGAGGTGAAGATGGAAGGCCGCTGGCTGGACGCCGAAACTGCCAAGCGAGACGCCTACAACATCGAAGCCTTCCGTCTGCGGCAGCAGATGAACAAGGCTGCCGCTGAAAACGTGGACAGCCGCTACCTCAACGCCCTGCGTGCCTTTGACGCCCTGCGCACCCAGTACCCCGCCTCCCTCCAATATGTAGCCTCCATCACTGAGGCGCTGGACATCCTGGACAAATACGAAAAACAGCTTTCTGGCCTGATCGTAGAACAGCCCATCATCAGTAAACAGCGAGAAGACGGGCTCAAACTGCTCAGTGGCTCCGACCAGCAGCTCAGCAAGAGCGCCATCGAGCAGGAGAAGGCCAACTTCAAGAGCCTGGCAGACGCCCAGCTCAAAAACAAGACCAAGTGGCGCGACACCTACAAGTATGACCTGAAGTCCCTCCAGGACGCGACCGCCGCAGTGATCAAGGAGCGCGCAGACCTCAAGGCTCTGAATCTGGCTGCGTTGCAGGCTGAGAATGAAGTGCTCACCGCCGCCATCCGGTACATTGCCGATGGCAATGCCACCGAGGCTCAAAACACCCTCGCCCGCATCGCCAAAGGTCAGGTGTTCAACAAGCTGGCCTACGCTGCGGTGGACAAGCAGGTGAAGGCGGCCGTCATCGAGTCCCAGAAGCAGGCCAAAGCCAAAACCAGCGGCGCGGTCGCAGCGGCTCCAGAAGACGACGATGGAAAAGCCAAAACTGCCGAAGGAGCCACTGGCAACCCGATGGAGGAGGCCCTGAAGAAAAAGCAGGAGGAACTGGCCAAGAAAAAGAAAGAGGCAGAGAAGAAGAGGGAGGAGGCCGCCAAGCCTGCCGCTTCTGCGGCCGCTGCTCCAAGTGCACCAGAGCCGGAAACTATGATGGAGAAGCTCGGACCGTACATCCCCATTGTGGGCGGTGGTGTGCTCGTGGTGCTCCTGGCCGTGATCTTCCTTGGCAAGAAGAAGAAGGTGGACTGA
- a CDS encoding ParA family protein, whose product MIALATASQKGGVGKTTVCINLGHALARRGWNVLLVDTDPQGGIGLSLSKSTRKKKGFYDYLVKGGEIRTFILPTRLPEFSILPCGQPEEFLRRHDLNGSEQRLRDLLKQAELIGYDCVILDTAAGLTGLSEVAVRVSDWVVIPQQAEPLAIRSVPLLLETLARFRTEGAPVRFAGLLLTMLMESQPASAKVAKELRQMLPAQLLFTQAIPRDPLFLEASALGLPLSLLRKNPPPSALLFDQLAAELEERIGLQQSKDQVESHASLLD is encoded by the coding sequence GTGATCGCCCTCGCCACAGCCAGTCAAAAAGGAGGAGTGGGAAAAACCACCGTCTGTATCAATTTGGGCCATGCCCTCGCCCGGCGTGGATGGAACGTCCTGCTCGTGGATACCGACCCCCAAGGGGGTATTGGCCTGTCTCTCAGCAAAAGCACCCGCAAGAAAAAGGGGTTCTATGACTACCTGGTGAAAGGCGGAGAAATTCGCACCTTCATCCTGCCTACGCGTCTGCCCGAGTTCAGCATCCTGCCTTGCGGTCAGCCGGAAGAGTTCTTGCGCCGTCATGATCTGAACGGGTCCGAGCAACGGCTGCGCGACCTGCTCAAGCAGGCAGAACTGATTGGGTATGATTGTGTCATCCTCGACACCGCAGCCGGGCTCACCGGCCTGAGTGAGGTGGCAGTGCGGGTCTCAGACTGGGTGGTGATCCCGCAACAGGCGGAGCCCCTGGCCATCCGCAGTGTACCGCTCCTGCTGGAGACGCTGGCCCGCTTCCGCACGGAGGGGGCTCCTGTGCGCTTTGCCGGGCTGCTTCTGACGATGTTGATGGAGTCCCAGCCCGCCAGCGCAAAGGTGGCCAAGGAATTGCGGCAGATGCTGCCAGCCCAGCTCCTTTTCACCCAGGCCATCCCGCGTGACCCTCTCTTCCTTGAAGCCAGTGCCCTCGGACTGCCCCTTTCCCTCCTCCGCAAGAACCCGCCCCCTTCAGCCCTGCTGTTTGACCAGCTCGCCGCCGAGCTGGAAGAACGCATCGGACTGCAGCAATCCAAAGACCAAGTAGAAAGCCATGCAAGTCTCCTGGATTGA
- a CDS encoding SIR2 family NAD-dependent protein deacylase: MNPIQFNSKKVVVISGAGLSAPSGLSTFRDNNGYWKQYRFEDVASPRAWERQPEVVLEFYNERRTKAASVEPNAGHRAIAELEDRFEVVVVTQNVDDLHERAGSTRVIHLHGELNKARSTSDESLVYELGARPIALGDLCEKGSQLRPHIVWFGEEVKAIDLAADEVASAGRVLVVGTSLKVYPAAGLCSCAHEYATKFYVDLDAKRQVPDFTVIQGSAEVILPDLLKTWTR, translated from the coding sequence ATGAACCCCATTCAATTCAATTCCAAGAAGGTCGTCGTGATCTCCGGAGCGGGCCTCAGCGCCCCCAGCGGACTTTCGACCTTCCGGGATAACAACGGTTACTGGAAGCAATACCGCTTCGAGGACGTGGCCTCTCCTCGTGCATGGGAGCGACAGCCGGAGGTGGTGCTCGAGTTTTACAATGAGCGCCGCACCAAGGCGGCCTCTGTGGAGCCAAATGCCGGACATCGTGCCATTGCAGAACTGGAGGACCGCTTTGAAGTGGTGGTTGTCACTCAGAATGTGGACGACCTTCATGAACGGGCAGGCTCGACGCGTGTGATCCACCTGCATGGTGAGCTCAACAAAGCCCGAAGCACCAGCGATGAATCCCTCGTCTACGAACTGGGCGCCCGGCCCATTGCCCTAGGAGACCTTTGCGAAAAGGGCTCCCAACTCCGCCCCCATATTGTCTGGTTCGGCGAAGAGGTGAAGGCGATTGATCTGGCGGCGGATGAAGTCGCCAGTGCTGGACGCGTGCTTGTAGTGGGAACCTCGCTTAAAGTGTATCCCGCCGCAGGCTTGTGTTCATGCGCTCACGAGTACGCGACCAAGTTCTACGTGGACCTGGATGCCAAGCGGCAGGTCCCTGACTTCACGGTCATTCAAGGCTCGGCGGAGGTGATTCTGCCAGATCTTCTGAAGACATGGACCCGGTGA
- a CDS encoding ACP phosphodiesterase codes for MNWLAHLVLSDRGGAFRIGNLLPDLVQGRDLIALPEEMLAGVHQHRLIDAYTDAHPAVTRSAQRFDPPLRRFGKVFADLFYDHFLTTHWDHYCQVELPEFLDQFFRSVEPWRQTLPPLATERLDQIRDHGWMSQYGNVVELAQVLDRMGKRLRRPVDLSPAMAVLETHYYEFQKDFLEFFPDIRQAIAPGVIFPLRS; via the coding sequence GTGAACTGGCTGGCGCACCTCGTCTTGTCTGACCGGGGCGGGGCATTCCGCATCGGGAACCTGCTTCCAGATCTGGTCCAGGGCCGCGATTTGATCGCGCTGCCGGAGGAGATGCTGGCAGGAGTCCATCAGCATCGTCTCATCGATGCGTACACCGATGCCCATCCCGCAGTCACCCGGAGCGCGCAACGGTTTGATCCGCCCCTGCGGCGTTTCGGAAAGGTCTTCGCAGACCTCTTCTACGACCACTTTCTGACCACGCACTGGGATCACTACTGCCAGGTGGAGCTGCCTGAGTTCCTGGACCAGTTCTTCCGCTCGGTGGAGCCTTGGCGGCAGACATTGCCTCCGTTGGCAACCGAACGGCTCGATCAGATCCGCGATCACGGCTGGATGAGCCAGTACGGCAACGTCGTGGAGCTGGCACAGGTGCTGGACCGCATGGGCAAACGCCTTAGACGGCCCGTTGACCTCAGCCCGGCCATGGCCGTTCTGGAGACCCATTACTATGAATTCCAGAAGGATTTTCTAGAATTTTTTCCAGATATTAGACAAGCGATTGCTCCAGGCGTGATTTTTCCTCTTAGAAGTTAG
- a CDS encoding bifunctional 3,4-dihydroxy-2-butanone-4-phosphate synthase/GTP cyclohydrolase II, which produces MPDDSPFAPIEAALADIRAGKMVIVTDDADRENEGDLICAAELATAETVNFMARYGRGLICVPVTEEYAQRLGLSAMVKRNQDPFSTNFTVSVDAAHGVTTGISAQDRAHTISVLANLKSKDSDLVQPGHVFPLIAKNGGVLRRAGHTEAAVDLARMAGLEPSGVICEILNDDGTMARLPQLLEFGRQHDLKVCTIESLIRYRQEREKLVEREQVIKMPTDYGDFSLHLYKSKLDGENHLALVKGQIDDGEPVLVRVHSECLTGDVFGSRRCDCGGQLHTALKRIEQEGRGVLLYMRQEGRGIGLAAKIHAYKLQEEGLDTVEANEKLGFAMDLRDYGLGAQILFDLGVRKIRLMTNNPKKVVGLEGHKLHIVEQIPIKLEPNEHNARYLETKRTKMGHKL; this is translated from the coding sequence ATGCCAGATGACTCTCCTTTCGCACCCATTGAAGCTGCACTTGCCGATATCCGGGCTGGAAAGATGGTGATCGTCACGGACGACGCCGACCGCGAGAATGAAGGGGACCTGATCTGTGCTGCGGAACTGGCCACTGCCGAGACGGTGAACTTCATGGCGAGATACGGCCGCGGCCTCATCTGCGTGCCCGTGACCGAAGAGTACGCCCAGCGTCTGGGGCTCAGCGCCATGGTGAAGCGCAACCAAGATCCCTTCTCCACCAACTTCACGGTCAGCGTGGACGCCGCTCACGGCGTGACCACCGGCATCAGTGCCCAAGACCGGGCTCACACCATTTCCGTGCTGGCCAATCTCAAGAGCAAGGATTCCGACCTCGTGCAGCCTGGTCATGTGTTTCCCCTCATTGCCAAGAACGGCGGAGTGCTCCGCCGGGCTGGCCACACAGAGGCCGCCGTCGATCTGGCCAGGATGGCCGGACTCGAGCCCAGCGGTGTGATCTGCGAGATCCTGAATGACGATGGCACGATGGCCCGGCTCCCGCAGTTGCTGGAGTTTGGCCGTCAGCACGACCTGAAAGTCTGCACCATCGAGAGCCTGATTCGCTATCGTCAGGAGCGTGAAAAACTCGTCGAACGGGAACAGGTCATCAAGATGCCCACCGACTATGGCGACTTCAGCCTCCACCTCTACAAGAGCAAGCTGGACGGGGAAAATCATCTGGCACTGGTGAAGGGCCAGATCGATGACGGAGAGCCCGTGCTCGTGCGCGTGCACAGCGAGTGCCTTACGGGCGATGTCTTCGGCTCACGGCGCTGCGACTGCGGCGGGCAGCTCCACACCGCCCTCAAGCGGATTGAGCAAGAGGGCCGAGGCGTCCTCCTCTACATGCGTCAGGAGGGGCGGGGCATCGGGCTCGCGGCCAAGATCCACGCCTACAAGCTACAGGAGGAGGGGCTCGATACCGTTGAGGCCAATGAGAAACTCGGTTTCGCCATGGATTTGCGCGACTACGGTCTCGGGGCCCAGATCCTCTTCGATCTCGGCGTGCGCAAAATCCGGCTCATGACCAACAATCCGAAAAAAGTCGTCGGGCTGGAAGGTCACAAGCTCCACATTGTCGAGCAGATTCCCATCAAGCTGGAGCCCAACGAGCACAACGCCCGCTACCTGGAAACCAAGCGGACCAAGATGGGCCACAAGCTCTGA
- a CDS encoding MBOAT family O-acyltransferase, which translates to MLFNSFQFLLIFLPVTLVGWHLACRHLSRQAALHWLLLCSLVFYSCWYAPHVLLLGTVVLGNYFLCRGISSDRGPARKWWLVSAVTANLLVLGWYKYAGFILENLPLPRSLEMFHVPAALPLGVSFFTFQLVAFAVDVYRGFPAERRPGNFALVVSFFPHLIAGPILHPRKFLAQFDQHPMQGLRSAELSLGLTWFVVGLFKKVGIADGVGQWVGGVFDAAPGTPLTFLDAWTAALAYTFQLYFDFSGYSDMAIGLGWMFGLRIPFNFNSPYKATSIVEFWRRWHMTLSQLLRDYVYIPLGGNRLGPTRRYTNLMLTMLIGGFWHGAGWSFIVWGGLHGCALVVAHLWGSRRSSDGAGGLPPPPSWWQREAGWVATFAFIIATWVVFRSDSLTRAWEIFKAMIGMNGVELPLSYVGLLHRLGLGWLPVRSHADSPWLVFRGLSQWLCLAALLAVVRCLPNSQEIMRQVEPTSHSWPQRLLWRPSLVWSLLISAGLAISLLRMVKSSEFLYFQF; encoded by the coding sequence ATGCTCTTCAACTCATTCCAGTTCCTTCTCATCTTCCTCCCGGTGACCCTGGTGGGCTGGCATCTGGCCTGCCGCCACCTGAGCCGCCAGGCCGCCCTGCACTGGCTCCTCCTCTGCTCATTGGTCTTCTACTCCTGCTGGTATGCTCCGCATGTCCTGCTGCTGGGCACAGTGGTTCTGGGTAACTACTTCCTGTGCCGCGGCATCTCCTCCGACCGAGGTCCGGCCCGGAAGTGGTGGCTGGTCTCTGCTGTGACCGCGAACCTGCTGGTCCTGGGCTGGTACAAGTATGCTGGCTTTATCCTGGAGAACCTGCCGCTCCCGCGGTCACTGGAGATGTTTCACGTGCCCGCAGCGCTGCCTCTGGGGGTATCCTTCTTCACGTTTCAGCTCGTGGCCTTCGCTGTGGATGTGTACCGTGGCTTTCCCGCAGAGCGGCGCCCGGGCAACTTCGCGCTCGTGGTTTCCTTTTTCCCGCATCTCATCGCGGGTCCCATTCTGCATCCCCGCAAGTTCCTTGCCCAGTTCGACCAGCACCCCATGCAGGGGCTGCGCAGCGCGGAGCTTTCACTGGGGCTGACTTGGTTCGTTGTCGGCCTCTTCAAGAAGGTGGGCATCGCAGATGGCGTAGGGCAATGGGTGGGGGGAGTGTTCGATGCCGCGCCAGGCACTCCTTTGACGTTCTTGGATGCCTGGACGGCCGCCCTGGCCTACACCTTCCAGCTTTACTTTGATTTCTCCGGTTACTCAGACATGGCCATCGGACTGGGCTGGATGTTCGGGCTCAGGATACCCTTTAACTTCAACTCTCCCTACAAAGCGACCTCCATCGTGGAATTCTGGCGTCGCTGGCACATGACCTTGTCCCAGTTGCTCAGAGACTATGTTTACATCCCCTTGGGTGGCAACCGTCTGGGGCCGACCCGTCGGTACACCAACCTTATGCTCACCATGCTGATCGGTGGCTTCTGGCACGGGGCGGGATGGAGTTTCATCGTCTGGGGTGGCCTGCATGGGTGCGCCCTCGTTGTCGCCCATCTTTGGGGTTCCCGCCGATCCTCGGACGGGGCAGGGGGCCTCCCGCCGCCCCCATCCTGGTGGCAGCGGGAGGCGGGCTGGGTGGCCACCTTCGCCTTCATCATCGCCACCTGGGTGGTGTTTCGGTCCGACTCTCTCACCCGCGCCTGGGAGATCTTCAAGGCCATGATCGGCATGAACGGGGTGGAACTCCCGCTGTCCTACGTCGGGTTGCTGCATCGGCTGGGGCTGGGCTGGCTGCCCGTGCGGTCACACGCAGACAGCCCCTGGCTCGTCTTCCGGGGTCTCAGCCAGTGGCTTTGTCTGGCTGCTCTGCTGGCGGTAGTGAGGTGCCTGCCCAACAGCCAGGAAATCATGCGCCAGGTGGAGCCGACCAGTCACTCATGGCCGCAGCGGCTCCTCTGGCGCCCCTCGCTTGTCTGGTCGCTGCTCATCTCTGCCGGGCTGGCCATCAGCCTTCTACGCATGGTAAAATCCAGCGAGTTCCTCTATTTCCAGTTCTGA
- a CDS encoding Lrp/AsnC family transcriptional regulator, whose product MIAEPLPTEHTDSINAKILEVSEDQIKGFHRHPFHFVAERSGLPLETVLERIQGMLRAGVIRRVRQTLLANKLADGGLVAWKIPGDKIDAAFDFMVKEDPFSGHVVLRSTDREVSGSDFKLWTTIKVPQGKEISEHADALKRLLGAEEYIIMQPRGIFALGVGHVRRKTMEIGDKSDEPAEMITPDIVELDQEEWDVLVAMKRDLTPDEIVAEPWLARAAEAGVSMDRFCEVAEGFDRKGILGRFSTFLEHVKPSQTGVRVTKFNALFHWRVPEGMQQRAGSEVGRHHIMTHAYWREGGPRFGNANIMGVVHGTDKARVLEHKAAIDRHLESIGIPVLYTNVFWGGRSEIKPSEISPKVYAEWHEKYRGQSNII is encoded by the coding sequence ATGATTGCCGAACCTCTTCCCACTGAGCACACCGATTCGATCAACGCGAAGATACTCGAGGTCTCTGAGGACCAGATCAAAGGCTTTCACCGGCATCCATTCCACTTTGTGGCCGAGCGTTCCGGGCTGCCTTTGGAGACGGTGCTGGAGCGCATTCAGGGCATGCTGCGTGCGGGCGTGATTCGCCGTGTGCGTCAGACCCTGCTGGCCAACAAGCTGGCAGATGGCGGCCTGGTGGCTTGGAAGATCCCCGGTGACAAGATCGACGCCGCCTTCGACTTCATGGTCAAGGAAGACCCCTTCAGCGGTCACGTCGTGCTCCGCTCCACCGACCGTGAGGTGAGCGGCTCCGACTTCAAGCTCTGGACCACCATCAAGGTCCCGCAGGGGAAGGAGATCTCCGAGCATGCCGATGCCCTGAAGCGCCTGCTGGGTGCGGAGGAGTACATCATCATGCAGCCCAGGGGCATCTTCGCCCTCGGAGTGGGCCACGTGCGCCGCAAGACGATGGAGATCGGCGACAAGTCCGATGAACCCGCAGAAATGATCACGCCAGACATTGTGGAGCTGGACCAGGAGGAATGGGACGTCCTCGTGGCCATGAAGCGCGACCTCACGCCGGACGAAATCGTTGCCGAGCCCTGGCTGGCTCGTGCGGCAGAGGCGGGTGTGAGCATGGACCGCTTCTGCGAAGTGGCGGAGGGCTTTGACCGCAAGGGCATCCTGGGCCGGTTCTCCACCTTCCTGGAGCACGTGAAGCCCTCCCAAACAGGTGTGCGGGTGACCAAGTTTAACGCGCTCTTCCACTGGCGTGTGCCTGAGGGCATGCAGCAGCGTGCGGGCAGCGAGGTGGGCCGTCACCACATCATGACGCATGCCTACTGGCGTGAAGGCGGGCCCCGCTTCGGCAATGCCAACATCATGGGCGTGGTCCATGGCACGGACAAAGCGCGTGTGCTGGAGCACAAGGCTGCGATTGACCGCCATCTGGAGAGCATCGGCATCCCCGTGCTGTACACGAACGTCTTCTGGGGCGGTCGCAGTGAGATCAAGCCCTCCGAGATCTCCCCCAAGGTGTACGCCGAATGGCACGAGAAGTATCGTGGCCAGTCGAACATCATCTGA
- the ftsY gene encoding signal recognition particle-docking protein FtsY produces the protein MAGFFKKLIQRFTKADIDWDDLEAQLIAGDLGAKLSMQIVDDLKDQARKLHDQDIVEVTKKHIRRILPETVAPVKPFGDKPKVLLIVGVNGTGKTTSTAKLANLLKKQGHSLVLAAADTFRAAAVEQLEVWAKRVDVPIIKGPPNGDPSAVCFDAYSSAIARKADFLICDTAGRLHTRHNLMEELRKVQRTLGKKDPTAPHEVLLVVDATTGGNALQQAKEFNKTVPLTGVIVTKLDGSGKGGVLVAIQQELGIPARFVGTGEHMEDFEAFVPETFLDQML, from the coding sequence GTGGCCGGATTCTTTAAAAAACTCATCCAGCGCTTCACCAAGGCGGACATTGACTGGGATGACCTTGAGGCTCAGCTCATCGCCGGAGATCTCGGGGCCAAGCTCTCCATGCAGATCGTGGACGACCTGAAGGATCAGGCTCGCAAGCTTCATGACCAGGACATAGTCGAGGTCACGAAGAAGCACATCCGCAGGATCCTGCCGGAGACCGTCGCCCCGGTGAAACCCTTTGGCGACAAGCCCAAGGTCCTGCTCATCGTCGGTGTGAATGGCACGGGCAAGACCACCTCCACGGCCAAGCTCGCCAATCTGCTCAAGAAGCAGGGGCACAGCCTCGTGCTGGCGGCGGCCGACACCTTCCGCGCCGCTGCGGTGGAGCAGCTCGAAGTCTGGGCCAAGCGCGTGGACGTGCCCATCATCAAGGGACCTCCGAACGGGGATCCCAGCGCCGTGTGTTTCGACGCGTACAGCTCCGCCATCGCCCGCAAGGCGGACTTCCTCATCTGCGATACCGCCGGACGTCTCCACACCCGGCACAATCTCATGGAGGAACTGCGCAAGGTGCAACGCACCCTGGGCAAGAAAGACCCCACCGCGCCCCATGAAGTGCTCCTGGTGGTCGATGCCACTACGGGAGGAAACGCCCTCCAGCAGGCCAAGGAGTTCAACAAGACCGTCCCGCTCACGGGAGTGATTGTCACCAAGCTCGATGGCAGCGGGAAGGGCGGCGTGCTCGTCGCCATCCAGCAGGAGCTGGGCATCCCGGCCCGATTCGTCGGTACGGGTGAGCACATGGAAGATTTCGAGGCCTTTGTGCCCGAGACTTTCCTGGACCAGATGCTCTAA
- the nusB gene encoding transcription antitermination factor NusB: MAIGKRREGRQAAMQFLFAHDVHGKVEDTDRAAFWTLHSATQDIRAHAESLVTGIKTHQVQIDDCIAATLENFRFERLGVVDRNILRLAVYEMLHTEVPVPVVINEAVEISKVFGDTQTRAFVNGVLDKIAKRIPGRQAPSAPQP; this comes from the coding sequence ATGGCCATCGGTAAACGACGCGAAGGCCGCCAGGCGGCAATGCAGTTCCTTTTTGCGCACGATGTGCATGGCAAGGTGGAAGACACGGACCGTGCGGCGTTCTGGACGCTGCACAGCGCTACCCAGGACATCCGGGCTCACGCCGAGTCTCTGGTGACGGGCATCAAGACCCACCAGGTGCAGATCGATGACTGCATCGCCGCCACGCTGGAAAACTTCCGCTTTGAGCGTCTCGGGGTGGTGGATCGCAACATTCTCCGCCTTGCGGTTTATGAAATGCTCCACACCGAGGTACCCGTACCGGTCGTGATCAATGAGGCAGTGGAGATCTCCAAGGTCTTCGGCGATACCCAGACCCGCGCCTTTGTGAACGGCGTGCTGGACAAGATCGCCAAGCGGATCCCCGGGCGTCAGGCCCCCTCCGCCCCCCAACCGTAA
- the ribH gene encoding 6,7-dimethyl-8-ribityllumazine synthase encodes MSQDAPSRPQVSTSRANIAIVASLYNETYVQALLDSVREELDELLPQAQVMTYRVPGAFEIPVCAEFVLRNTEPDAVIALGVILRGETEHGDLVGASVTDALQRMAVAHCTPIVHEVLLLDNEEQAQVRCFGDRLNRGTEAGRVAVNMVQLFEKLRLTFPFSQSSK; translated from the coding sequence ATGTCCCAAGACGCACCCTCACGCCCCCAGGTTTCGACCAGCCGGGCGAACATTGCCATCGTGGCCAGCCTCTACAACGAGACTTACGTCCAGGCCCTCCTTGATTCGGTGCGCGAGGAGCTCGACGAACTCCTGCCCCAGGCCCAGGTCATGACCTACCGCGTGCCGGGCGCCTTTGAAATCCCGGTCTGCGCTGAGTTTGTGCTGCGCAACACCGAGCCGGACGCGGTCATCGCCCTGGGCGTGATCCTGCGCGGCGAGACGGAGCACGGCGACCTCGTCGGTGCCTCCGTGACGGATGCCCTCCAGCGCATGGCCGTGGCGCATTGCACCCCCATCGTGCATGAGGTGCTGCTGCTCGACAACGAGGAGCAGGCCCAGGTGCGCTGCTTTGGTGATCGCCTGAACCGCGGCACCGAAGCCGGTCGCGTGGCCGTGAACATGGTCCAGCTCTTTGAAAAACTCCGCCTCACCTTTCCCTTTTCCCAGTCCTCCAAATAA